The genomic region CAGAAATGAGCCTTGGTACGCGCACACGGCGATGCTGGGAGACGGGACAGGCAAGGAAACATCCAAAGTGATTGGGATATCCTCTCCATGACACACAGACCCTCCCACACAGATCAACTCCCACACAGATCAACTCCCACACAGATCAACAACACCACATATCCAGAACGGAATAAAGATTGACTGCTGTAGAAGTCTAGCCCAACCGTCCAAGTACTCACCTTGAAACACAATATGTCGCCTATGCCTCGCTTGGTCGTTTAGCGCCGGCCGCTCGATCGCTTGTTAAAACGTAATGCCACCAATATCTACAGGTTCTATTATTTACGGACACATATGTGATGTTACTTCTGTTGTCTCCGCACTGCTGTCGCCATTATATTATTGAGTATGATTATATTTGTAATACGGCGCTCCGTGCGTATGAATTCTGAGAGAcgagaaaagagaaatgCACGCAAAGATGTAGCGCTATTATTATTTACTCTATGTATGCTTCACGCGCTGTATGCTTCAGGGTCAAACGCCAGCGACGAAACTTGGACCGGGTCATTTCTGTTTATTGTTCTTTTGGTCACAAAACACGCAATGTTCATAATGGAAGAATTATGTCTAACTCTATTTTTTTACAAGGCAGCCAGGAAGGTCCTTCACAGATAAATGACAAAGTAATTAAGATCTGTTATAGATACCACACAATGGATGATGAATGACTACCGCTGACTGTACAATAACAAGAGACCGACGACTATTCGTTCCTCTGTAACCCTTCGGTTGTTGATCGCCATACTGCCCCCAATGTGTTACAATGTTTCGAAATGGACCACTTTTTTATTAGGGGAGCAAGTGGTCTATGTAACATATCCATGCCGTACAGGTAATTTCCATCTTACAGGGCTCCTATCACGGTAACACCGTTACTTTCATTGTGGTATCAGGATCGAATTTCGCTGGCGGGCAAACTTCATCGCGGAATTATGTTCGATCGTAGCTCTGTTTCATTATTAATCAAAGCTTCATATCAATCACCTACGCCTTCATATTACAACACTATTGTAATAAAGCGGCAATGTGTTTAACGGCTTGCTTGCACTCTTCTTTCGTGCCGACTGTTATTCTCAGGCATCCCTCACATCCTCTTTCGGTACCCCGGAACCTCACCACCACACCCTTATGTTCAGCCATAGTTTTGTAGATCATCATGGCTCTTTTGTTGGAAGGTCGGCCTTCTTCGTCCACAATTTGACAAAGTACAAAGTTAGCTTGGTTACCACCCAATAATTTGCCGACGCCTTTGATAATGGAAAGATCCTCCATAAGTGTCTGACGGTTCTCGTTGAGGGTCGCTACTGAGCGGCTCATAGCTGCAATGCCGCCAGTGGAGACGGCCTTGAGGGCGATAGATGCCGTGGGAAGCGAGACGTTGTACGGGGCTTTGGTGTTGGTGAGAATTTGGACTAAAGGAGGCGGAGCCAGGAGATAGCCCAGACTAGACAGATTCGTTACGAGCGTTAGCATACATCACTAACCTCGTTCAATGCAGGCGATGGTGCTGCCATTGTGATGCTTACCGGATAGCAGCAAGACCGAAACTCTTGCTTAAGGTTTGTGACACACAAACATTGGCGTACTCATTGACTAGGCTAGCAGCACTGGATCCTTCAGGCGAGAAATCCACGTAGGCCTCGTCAACGACGACAACACCTTTGAATAAGGGATTATTAAGGATACGCTTGATTACATCAAGTGGAATGAGAGTGCCAGTGGGATTGCCCGGAGAGCAAATAAAGAGCAGCTTTATGTCTGGATTCGCCTTGAAAGCTTCATCCAGCTGGAGACGACAAAACTCGTCAGACCACCTCTCAGCCCATAAGTCTCCAGACTCACCGCAGATTCATCAAGCTGAAATGATCCATTTTCCGTAATGAGAGGCACTTCCAGCACCCCAATATCGTTCACATTAGCTGTAACTTTGTACATGCCGTAAGTAGGAGGGCATGTAATGACCCTATCTTTACCAGGGACACAGAGGACCCTGTAGAGCATATCAATCACCTCGTCGCTTCCCACGCCAAGGAACACCCAATTTTCATCCGGGACGCCTCTGAGTTTTGCAATCTCTCGTTTGAGTTCATCGTGGGTGGGAGATGGATATCGATTGAGACTGGCAATTTCTTCGTCTGAGAGCAAGGAGAGAGTTTGCGAGGCAATGGCAGTTGCCTTATCGCTTTGGTCGAGGgtgagagatggaaggcTCGGTCCAATGGCATTCTCATTGGCGTCTAAAAGAATACCGGCAGAGTAGTCGTCTCGAGCACAGCGATAGGGCTGTAAAGCAAGAATATTGGGCCGAATGAGGGCCTCCAAGTTGAAATGGGCGGGAGCAGATGGACCCGAGGCTTTGAGACCAAGGATAGGCATTGCGACAGATGTGATTGAGATGGTAGCAAAACGGGGAAGGAACAAGATACGCCGAATAAGAGTGAATCTTCTATTTTGAATCGCAGACCGCGATAGGATTAACTCGAGTCAACGAAAAGTGGAAGATTTCCCCTGATGAGCCATTCGGTGAAACTGATAAATCACAGACGCGAGTGGAGATGTCCGCACTAGGAGCTTTTTGCGTCGAAGGCCGAGCTTATATGCGCGAGGCGGCGCGTGGCTCAATCATGTTTTTTCACTTAACAACGGGCAGCATTTTTCAAACTTATCTTGCTTATTTCATCGTTGCTGTCACCCAAACCCCTCATGTACTGCTTTATGCAAGGGCTATGTCTACCATGCAATTAACAGGATGCCCAGAATGAAATGTTTCATCACCTGATTGTGGAACGTGGCCAGCTGAAAAACGGGTGTTATCCAtgtagaagaagaagagataaCAAATATCGATGGGTAATTGAAAATATGGAATACCTTCTAATAAGGAACACAAATACGCAGATACTCGATGTCCATCTTTCTTATTCCACTCAgatccatcatcattatcGCCACTTTTGCTGATGGCAAGTCTTTTCAAATTTAAGAGAAAGGAATATAAGATACAACCGAAACCGtaaaaagggaaaaaagaaaacagaACGAGGGAGATTCGAACTCCCGAGCCCGAAGGCACCACATGAATCGCTTACGTAATAAAGAAAGAACGATAGCAATGTGGCGGAATAACCACTATCCGATCGCTCTTGGATTGTGTGCCTAAACCAGTCAAATACATATAAGGTATCAACCGTGGTGGTTGACATCATCCAGTCATTTTACAGTAATCATCAAAGGATAGTAATTTCCCCTGCCATTGATTTGAGTCTCGCCTAATTCTACTATAACGTTTCACTCAAATTGTCCAAGCCTGCAGTATTTTCATGGCACAAGTGTACTGCTCTTAACGACCTCTGTTTAGCTACTATCTTACTCGTTTTCCACTCTTGAAACCACAAACCGCTTCACTGTCATGTCGCGTCTTGGTCCTGAGCGTGAGTAAACGTGGCATTATTTAGATTACTTACCTCGAACTGTTGGCTTATGTACGGTTATTTGAATTGGCTTTGTAGCGAGAATAAATAGCAAGCATCTTTCAGAACACCGTGGAGAGATTGTTAGACTCATCGCCAAGGTAGCGACGCTGTCAGGGGATACAGCAACCCTTGAGACAAGCGATGGTGGTACTGTGAGTTTGGCCCGAGGATACATCGTGGGAGATAGTTGACAAGCCTATACGCAACAGGTAGGGATTCATCTACCTCGAGTAAGCTCGCAAGGACAAATTCAACCTTTAGAGTCGCTCATTCTGTCGGAACAGGACATGCACATTGCCGATCAATACGTTGAGATTATCGGGACAGTCAAAGAAGATTTGACAATCAGAGCCCATACGCATATCGGTTTAGGCAATAACTTAGGTCAGTGTAGCCTCGCCATTTGTAAGTACAGGGCTTATCTACTGTAGATTTGAGAGCGGTCAACAGTGTCATCGAGTTTTCACATTCACCTATCGGGCAAGGTGTCCTCAATTAGAATGTGAACTGAGGATGCAGATGCACCAATGAATCAAGCTATGCCTTATCCCTTGTTCAGTCTCCTTTAATAGCCTTGTTGTAAGCTAAAGAGTAAGGCAGGCCTAGCCGGCGGTGATGTGCAATTGCGCGTACTAGTGCTGTATCCTTGTATCATGCTGGCTCCACCTCCTATCCAACTGCCACGAGATCTGAGTTCTATTTGATAGTATACAAGGTGGAACATGCATGACGAACTAAATCAGAGCACTCTAACCCTCGACCTGTTGTGGCCGTTTTACACGTCTGTCTTCATACTCAATAACCGACGGCGGACCCCAATCAACACACAGCACTATGCCGCATTGCGAAGGACTACAAGGAGGGCGTCAGCAGACATTGCGACAATTGCACATCAAGTAAAAACATACCAAGGATTACAGAATCGCCTCGAAGAAACATTTTTCTTACAAGAGTAGAGTCAATGAGATATTTGTAGAAAAACAGAGCTACACTCACGAGATGAAACGGTCCTTGTTCACAGGCTTTTTCCCTTTGCCCTTTGGTGTCTCCGTCCACATCTACACATTCCAGATTGTCAACATCTATCATCAACTGATTCTAGGCTTGCCCTTCCGCGTGCTATGCCATGCATACACTCACTTCCTTTACGTTCTCCAAAACCATGTTGCAATGCCTATCGAACGCCTTCACTCTCGCCAGAAGTTTCTTGTTATTCCGCAATGAGATAAGGACTTGAGAAGAGTTGCGGACGGATTGTTGAAGGACAGATAACGGGCCTTGAGAGATTTCGTACTCTTCAAGTTCTCGTATTTGGGCTTCGTCAAGCTCGGATTTAGGGACGTGGGCGTATTGACTGTTTCAGAGTTAAGACATTAGAGTATTGTAAGTTAGGTAACGGTGTGTTGCTTACCTCATAGTTTCACGATGGGCAGTGGAAGCTGAGCGGAAGTGACGGGGACCTTCGGGATGAACTGGCGAATGCCGCGACTGCTTGAGATGGATGCATGCATGGTCATAGTTGCCCGGTTGCTTGACTTCAGAGGTGGACGACAGACTTAGTTGCGGAAAATTCGGCGATTTAGGCATGTGGCACGGAATCGTTTTTGTTGCGAAGTTTGTTTCATACTttcctccatcccttcctctcgaattcccttcttccacagATTAATTCCATCGTAAGCATCACCGCACTGAACTTGCGATTTATATTGTTTGAGAATACATGTTCTATTCAGCTTCAATGCATATACTATATAAAACACGCCTATCGCCGCTCTAAAATTTCCGGCCTTGGCTCTATGCGCTTGGTAAGCAGAACACAGTAGCGATAATGCAAAAAATTGTGTATAATTGCTCGTCTCTTTTCATTGGTCATAATATCAATCGTTTTCACCTCGTAATACGAAACTTATTCGAAAGGATTGGTTCTGCCCGCCTCAGGAACATCGTGCCCACCATCCAAATCATCACCC from Cryptococcus decagattii chromosome 3, complete sequence harbors:
- a CDS encoding small nuclear ribonucleoprotein Sm D2: MPKSPNFPQLSLSSTSEVKQPGNYDHACIHLKQSRHSPVHPEGPRHFRSASTAHRETMSQYAHVPKSELDEAQIRELEEYEISQGPLSVLQQSVRNSSQVLISLRNNKKLLARVKAFDRHCNMVLENVKEMWTETPKGKGKKPVNKDRFISKMFLRGDSVILVLRNAA
- a CDS encoding histidinol-phosphate transaminase produces the protein MPILGLKASGPSAPAHFNLEALIRPNILALQPYRCARDDYSAGILLDANENAIGPSLPSLTLDQSDKATAIASQTLSLLSDEEIASLNRYPSPTHDELKREIAKLRGVPDENWVFLGVGSDEVIDMLYRVLCVPGKDRVITCPPTYGMYKVTANVNDIGVLEVPLITENGSFQLDESALDEAFKANPDIKLLFICSPGNPTGTLIPLDVIKRILNNPLFKGVVVVDEAYVDFSPEGSSAASLVNEYANVCVSQTLSKSFGLAAIRLGYLLAPPPLVQILTNTKAPYNVSLPTASIALKAVSTGGIAAMSRSVATLNENRQTLMEDLSIIKGVGKLLGGNQANFVLCQIVDEEGRPSNKRAMMIYKTMAEHKGVVVRFRGTERGCEGCLRITVGTKEECKQAVKHIAALLQ